The region CTACATCACCCATAAATATTTTGGCCTTAGGCCAGTTAAGAAACAAAAAACCCAATGTTGCTGATGACAGAGCCAATGCATAACCACTCTTAAAGATGAAACCAGTTACAATGGTAATAAATATAACCTCACAACTAAGATAACCATCAATACCATCAAGAAAATTAAAGAGATTAATAAACCAAATAATAGTTATAAACGCTAAAGGAGTTAAAATCCAAATATTTTCAAAAGTATAGAATCCTAAATCGATTCTTTTCATTCCCCCTAAAAAGAAAAGGGCTAATCCTGCTGAGATTAACTGTGCAACAAGACGAATCTTGGGAGAAATATTCCAAACATCGTCTATAATTCCAGCAATAACAAGAATGGCACCACTCAATAAGGCATAAAATAGTGATGAAGAGATTGAATCGCCAATGAAAAACATATAACCAATAGCTGCAAACCATGCTCCCGCAACAGCAATTCCTCCACCACGAGGAGTAGGTATTGTATGAGAACTACGTGCATTAGGAATATCCATTATTTTGGCACGAATAGCAAACTTGAGGTAAATCCATACACCAATAAATGAAATAATAATTAAAGTTAGATAAAAATACATTTTATTTGATTTTTAGTTGAATCTACTGATTTCTATATCAAAGAAACAAAAAATTTAGTTTAAAAACGTTATAAATTAAAAATCAACAATTGAAATTTGAATTTTATATTAATATCTTTACCCAAAATCAGACTAGATATGAATTTCAAGCAGTTAAAACCATATTTTCTTATTGTAGCAATTACCTTCACGTTATCTTTTGCCTTTTTCCAAACGTTACAGTTAGGATTTGAAAAAGGCAATATGCAATTAACCATAAAGGGAAAAAATTTAGAAAGCATAAAAGTTTATTTTAGTAATAGCTACACAAAAAACACACCTTTATATATCTTTAAAGCCTATAAAAATTCGATAAGTTATACCATACCTGATTATGCCTATGTCCAAAGTATACAGTTGACCCTTGAGAATCGCAATGATTATACAATCGAAAAAATAGAATTTACAGGGAATAATCACACTGTGAGTATTAAAAAAAATGATTTCAACTATTTCCTGAAGGTTAGTAATCGAGAATTTAATCCAAAAAAAGAAAAATTTGAATGGGTTGATAGCAGTAAAATATCAAATGCTCCCTTAATAATTAATAGTATTAATGTATTCGATTATCTCAAAGAGATTAGTATTAAGAGAATACCCACTGCAAAAAACATTCTATACAGCATAATTTTAACAATATTTATTTTGGGCTTATACTACCTTTTATTTGTAATTTTCAAGCAGAAACTATCCCTAAAAATATCTATAGCACTTTTCTTTGTCCCGTTACTTGCTTTAACCATATTTTTCTCTACCTATACAAAGCCTATTGATAAAAATTTATTTGAAGAAAAAGGTATTTTTGAAGTTATTAAACCTCACACTCCGAATAATCTGATTTATAATGGAGATTTTAAGCATGAATTGTTATTTTGGGGTTACGATTCGGATTCAACAACGCAGGAATTAGTTGATACACCATACGGCAAGGGGATAAAAATTACCCGAGCAAATGGAAATGGAAGTTCATGGTCGCTCAGATATTATGGAAGACCAATAATTTACCACAAAGATCACACATACCAAATTAAGTTTAAATATAAAGTTATTAAAGGAACCAATATCCCATTTTATATAGGTTGGTGGATACGTAAAAATGAAAATGAATACCTTAATGCTATTTCATTAAAAATACATACAGACCCTATAGAAGAGAACTGGTATAATGCAGAAGTTCATTATACCTTTCTCTATAATCACAAAAACTTAGTCTGTTTATTACATTCCTTAAAGGATTATTCTGAAATATATATTACAGATGTACAAATATATGATATAACTAGAAATATTAATCAAATAGACTTTATTGATACAGAAGGTATAGGTATTTTTCCTTAAAGAATTGAAAAATTTATTAAAATTAATCTGAAAATATTTCTTTTAATGCTGTTTTTGTTTCAATAATATTTTCAACAATATCAAGTTTTTGATGAGTTAAAGTTGCATCAACATGAAATGATCCAATTAACCGTATCATAATTTTTGGAAAAATATTTCTTAGTACGATTTGCATTTTTTTTGGTAATTTTACTATACGTTTATTTTTATTAGTTAGAGAAACTATAATCTCTACCAATTGAGTAGTTGAAATTTGGTTTTTATCGCATGCAAGATAAATATCTGTATTAGGCATCCTAATAATGGCTTTCAATGTAGTCATTAAATTACTTATTGATACCATTGAACGAGAATTATTTATATTACCTAAAGGAATTATTGGAAGCAGTTTTATGAGATTTATCAAACTTTGCATATTAGCTTTTACTCCTTTACCATAAACCATAGATGGTCTAATAATTGACACAACAAAATCATCATCAGCTAACTCAAATAATCTTTTTTCAGCCTCTAACTTACTTTTAGCATAATCATCAACGGGGTTACATTTGGACAACTCACTATAGATAATATTTTGATAGCCCCCATTGCCATATACTTTTATAGTACTAAAAAAAATGAAATGTTGTATCCCCGCTTTCTTTGCTGCTAAAGCAGTTTCATAGGCCAAATCACTATTTATTCTAAAATATAAATCCTTGGAAATTGTTTTTTTTTGATGTACGATTGCTGCAAGGTGAATAACACAATTATATTTAGAAAAATCAATAGATGAAGGGTGTTTATCTACTAAAGAAACCTCTTCAAATTGATATTCCTTTAACTCATTAATGATATGTTGGCCTATAAAACTATTTGCTCCTGTAAGTAATATCATTCTCATTATAAATTTACGACCGGGCCTGTTGCCCAACTAAA is a window of Tenuifilaceae bacterium CYCD DNA encoding:
- a CDS encoding glycosyl transferase, encoding MYFYLTLIIISFIGVWIYLKFAIRAKIMDIPNARSSHTIPTPRGGGIAVAGAWFAAIGYMFFIGDSISSSLFYALLSGAILVIAGIIDDVWNISPKIRLVAQLISAGLALFFLGGMKRIDLGFYTFENIWILTPLAFITIIWFINLFNFLDGIDGYLSCEVIFITIVTGFIFKSGYALALSSATLGFLFLNWPKAKIFMGDVGSTLLGFNIAIFAIYSQDTNICSMLVWVMLSSLFWFDATLTLFRRFRNKEQLMVAHRKHAYQRIVQAGFSHQKTLFYSIGINIVILLLVLLSLKHKQLLGPMLVVNILFLYAIDKLIGQRKPFLKG
- a CDS encoding UDP-N-acetylenolpyruvoylglucosamine reductase — protein: MRMILLTGANSFIGQHIINELKEYQFEEVSLVDKHPSSIDFSKYNCVIHLAAIVHQKKTISKDLYFRINSDLAYETALAAKKAGIQHFIFFSTIKVYGNGGYQNIIYSELSKCNPVDDYAKSKLEAEKRLFELADDDFVVSIIRPSMVYGKGVKANMQSLINLIKLLPIIPLGNINNSRSMVSISNLMTTLKAIIRMPNTDIYLACDKNQISTTQLVEIIVSLTNKNKRIVKLPKKMQIVLRNIFPKIMIRLIGSFHVDATLTHQKLDIVENIIETKTALKEIFSD